The following are encoded together in the Blautia obeum ATCC 29174 genome:
- a CDS encoding phosphatase, translated as MYLSDIHTHSIASGHGTTCTISDMAKAASRKGLKLLGITDHGPGTLAAGTSSYFRSLTYAPKKRFGIELLFGVELNILDIDGHLDLNDELLGELDYAVASMHAQNYNSGTIAENTSAYLNAMTHPCVKVLGHCDNPAFPVDYETLAVGAKENGVIFEINEASLAPYGYRGDTRANNREILKYCMKYEIPIVLSSDSHGVEHIGDFTCAAEFVHEMMFPEKMILNNDIPRLKMILSER; from the coding sequence ATGTATCTTTCTGATATACATACGCATTCTATCGCAAGTGGCCACGGAACCACCTGTACGATTTCTGATATGGCCAAAGCAGCCTCCAGAAAAGGGCTGAAGTTGCTCGGAATCACAGACCACGGTCCTGGAACGCTGGCCGCTGGAACTTCTTCTTATTTCCGCAGTCTGACTTATGCGCCGAAGAAGCGTTTTGGAATTGAATTGCTTTTTGGAGTGGAATTAAATATCCTGGATATTGACGGGCATCTGGATCTGAACGATGAACTGCTCGGAGAACTGGATTATGCGGTTGCGAGTATGCATGCACAGAATTACAATAGTGGAACGATTGCGGAAAACACCAGTGCGTATCTGAATGCCATGACGCATCCATGTGTCAAAGTCCTGGGACACTGTGATAATCCAGCTTTTCCTGTAGATTATGAGACTCTGGCAGTCGGTGCTAAGGAGAATGGTGTTATTTTTGAGATCAATGAAGCTTCACTCGCACCGTATGGGTATCGTGGGGATACACGGGCGAATAACCGGGAGATCCTGAAGTATTGTATGAAGTATGAAATTCCGATCGTGCTGTCGAGTGACAGCCATGGAGTGGAGCATATCGGGGATTTTACGTGTGCGGCGGAGTTTGTGCATGAGATGATGTTTCCCGAAAAAATGATATTGAATAATGATATTCCTCGGTTGAAGATGATACTGAGTGAGAGGTAG
- a CDS encoding carbohydrate ABC transporter permease, protein MKKKESILGMAFFGPALVLLTLFLFLPMVLTLVFSFTDYFALNPDMTHFVGLENYINIFKDELFVKSFFNTVKFVLIIVPCQCIGALVLALAINKVTHCKKYFKVAFFIPVVMSLAVVSTLWMDIYSPEGILNTLLAHLGISAQPFIHSAKQALPSIAVMSVWQGVGYQMIIFLGGLQNINPALYEAAEMDHASGWQKFKDITLPELKPLCVFVFITVTIGAFRMLVQPMVMTGGGPDHSTYTLVYDIYETGTMNWEMGLASTMAIVFTIFVVILTIIQNVLTKGKEEKKHVNKKAKNN, encoded by the coding sequence ATGAAGAAAAAAGAATCAATTTTAGGAATGGCTTTCTTTGGCCCGGCACTGGTACTTCTTACATTGTTTTTATTTCTGCCGATGGTGCTGACACTGGTGTTCAGTTTTACCGATTACTTTGCACTGAATCCGGATATGACACACTTTGTAGGCTTGGAAAACTATATAAACATTTTTAAAGACGAATTATTTGTAAAATCATTTTTTAACACGGTAAAATTTGTACTTATTATCGTACCGTGTCAGTGCATCGGAGCACTTGTTCTGGCACTTGCGATAAACAAAGTCACACATTGTAAGAAATACTTCAAAGTGGCATTTTTTATTCCGGTTGTTATGTCGCTGGCGGTTGTATCCACACTCTGGATGGATATCTACAGTCCGGAAGGAATCCTGAACACACTGCTTGCTCATCTGGGAATCAGTGCACAGCCATTTATTCACAGTGCGAAACAGGCACTTCCATCCATCGCAGTTATGAGTGTATGGCAGGGTGTCGGATATCAGATGATCATTTTCCTTGGTGGACTCCAGAATATCAATCCAGCACTTTATGAAGCAGCAGAAATGGATCATGCAAGTGGATGGCAGAAATTTAAAGATATCACACTTCCAGAATTGAAACCACTTTGTGTGTTTGTATTTATCACGGTTACGATCGGTGCGTTCCGTATGCTGGTACAGCCGATGGTCATGACAGGTGGAGGACCGGATCACTCAACATACACACTTGTATATGATATTTATGAAACCGGTACAATGAACTGGGAGATGGGACTTGCATCAACAATGGCAATTGTCTTCACTATATTTGTTGTCATACTGACAATTATACAGAATGTACTGACCAAAGGAAAGGAGGAGAAAAAACATGTTAACAAAAAAGCAAAAAACAATTAA
- a CDS encoding HPr family phosphocarrier protein produces MREVKIFLGTIERVKDFVNAVTRLDCDVDIVSGRYVIDAKSIMGIFSVDLSKAVDLRIHAEGAEAEKAMEVINPFIEK; encoded by the coding sequence ATGAGAGAAGTAAAGATTTTTTTAGGAACAATAGAAAGAGTAAAAGATTTTGTCAATGCTGTGACACGTCTGGACTGTGATGTGGATATTGTTTCCGGAAGATATGTGATTGACGCGAAATCAATCATGGGAATTTTCAGTGTGGATCTGTCAAAAGCGGTAGATCTGAGAATTCATGCAGAAGGTGCAGAAGCAGAAAAAGCGATGGAAGTAATTAATCCATTCATAGAAAAATAA
- a CDS encoding helix-turn-helix domain-containing protein, translating into MLRIYFSCDMSLKKNCEETFLHKNTIQYRLNQIHKKSGYNPREFQDAVRLYLALKM; encoded by the coding sequence TTGCTTCGTATTTATTTTTCCTGCGATATGTCCCTCAAAAAAAACTGCGAAGAAACATTTCTGCATAAGAATACCATTCAGTACAGGCTGAACCAGATTCATAAAAAAAGCGGATACAACCCGAGAGAATTTCAGGATGCTGTGCGATTATATCTGGCATTAAAAATGTAA
- a CDS encoding cysteine-rich small domain-containing protein, translating to MEKPYWEGKHYAFFSNKECEYFPCHAGADPENFNCLFCYCPLYALGDKCGGNFRMTETGIKDCTNCQLPHKAQNYGYVTGKYSELAELMKKIREEKDGL from the coding sequence ATGGAAAAACCATATTGGGAAGGGAAACACTATGCTTTTTTCAGCAATAAGGAATGTGAATATTTTCCGTGTCATGCAGGCGCAGATCCGGAGAACTTCAACTGTCTGTTCTGCTACTGCCCGCTGTATGCACTGGGCGATAAATGCGGCGGGAATTTTCGAATGACAGAAACAGGAATAAAAGACTGCACGAACTGCCAGCTGCCACATAAAGCACAAAATTACGGATACGTAACCGGGAAATACAGCGAGCTGGCGGAACTGATGAAGAAGATACGAGAAGAAAAAGACGGATTATGA
- a CDS encoding GGDEF domain-containing protein, whose product MDSLELDRSKGSLLPHTVVSAKQNVYFFSPVHFREREIGYLVLENCDYLLDHQFLFETLNTFRTSIEALYGKLILRKKNKQLSQLYIHDSLTGLYNRMAYEKLALPLFQQYMQKGRPVGILFADADHLKYIQHRRIPHRNVP is encoded by the coding sequence ATGGATTCGCTTGAACTTGACCGTTCAAAAGGCTCTCTGCTTCCACATACTGTAGTTTCTGCGAAACAAAATGTGTATTTCTTTTCACCGGTTCATTTCCGTGAACGTGAGATTGGGTATCTTGTTCTGGAAAACTGCGATTACCTGCTGGATCATCAGTTTCTTTTTGAGACGCTCAACACCTTCCGTACATCTATAGAAGCGCTCTATGGAAAACTGATCCTTCGAAAGAAAAACAAACAGCTTTCTCAGCTTTATATCCACGATTCCCTTACCGGACTCTACAACCGTATGGCTTATGAAAAGCTTGCCCTTCCGCTCTTTCAACAATATATGCAGAAAGGCAGACCTGTCGGAATCCTGTTCGCAGATGCAGATCATCTGAAATATATCCAACACCGACGAATCCCGCATCGGAATGTTCCATGA
- a CDS encoding glycoside hydrolase family 32 protein — MQKIYVKPKDYWMNDPNGFIYYKGMYHLFYQCFPYGPRWGRMHWGHVVSKDLVNWEEQGIALFPSKTDDRSGCFSGSAIEEDGKMQLYYTGVNYLTENPEDINLCVDEHFVSAQLMITSEDGIHFDNIKDKKTVIPVIHDADIGDARHTRDPKVWKDGDIWYMVLGSTINDKQGKLLFFTSTDGEEWKFENSVTRENFGWMWECPDYFEVDNSQVVIFSPMQLFKDGKADDAQTVCMQVTFDKETCDMKLPEKYQFLDYGTDLYAPQSTLDESGRRILTAWLHMPEPVDGKWQGMMCIPRVVEVQKDHIYFRVHPNVQAVYTKEISEPSEADESGYRLRFSLEDGDKVNVGGYVISREGNKICTDRSALFEKFPNHRVKFETPELKDGFEIEAYVNPNQISVFVNNGEAVITNTVYDLKKEINTDVRVKIETL; from the coding sequence ATGCAGAAAATATATGTAAAACCGAAAGACTACTGGATGAATGACCCGAATGGCTTTATATATTACAAAGGCATGTACCATCTGTTTTACCAGTGCTTCCCGTATGGGCCGCGCTGGGGACGGATGCACTGGGGACATGTTGTCAGCAAAGATCTGGTGAACTGGGAAGAACAGGGAATTGCGCTGTTTCCGAGCAAAACGGATGATCGGAGCGGATGTTTTTCCGGAAGTGCGATTGAAGAAGACGGAAAAATGCAGCTGTATTATACAGGTGTGAATTATCTTACAGAAAATCCGGAGGATATCAATTTATGTGTGGATGAACATTTTGTATCTGCACAGCTCATGATCACTTCTGAGGATGGTATTCATTTTGACAACATCAAAGACAAAAAGACCGTGATTCCGGTTATTCACGATGCAGATATCGGAGATGCACGCCATACAAGAGATCCAAAAGTCTGGAAAGACGGGGACATATGGTACATGGTGCTTGGAAGTACCATCAATGATAAACAGGGAAAACTTTTGTTCTTCACAAGTACAGATGGAGAAGAATGGAAATTTGAAAATTCTGTAACCAGAGAAAACTTTGGCTGGATGTGGGAATGCCCGGATTATTTTGAAGTGGATAACAGCCAGGTAGTGATCTTTTCACCGATGCAGTTGTTTAAAGATGGTAAGGCAGACGATGCACAGACAGTATGCATGCAGGTAACATTTGATAAAGAAACCTGTGATATGAAACTGCCGGAAAAATACCAGTTCCTTGATTATGGAACAGACCTTTATGCACCACAGAGCACTCTGGATGAGAGTGGCAGAAGAATCCTGACAGCATGGCTCCATATGCCGGAACCGGTGGATGGGAAATGGCAGGGAATGATGTGTATTCCGCGTGTTGTGGAAGTGCAGAAAGATCACATTTATTTCCGCGTTCATCCGAATGTACAGGCAGTATATACAAAGGAAATCTCTGAACCATCCGAGGCAGATGAAAGTGGATATCGTCTGCGCTTTTCTTTGGAGGATGGGGATAAAGTAAATGTCGGTGGATATGTGATTTCCAGAGAAGGGAATAAAATCTGTACCGACAGAAGTGCCCTTTTTGAAAAGTTCCCGAATCACAGAGTGAAATTTGAGACACCGGAGCTGAAAGACGGGTTCGAGATTGAGGCATATGTGAACCCGAACCAGATCAGTGTTTTTGTAAACAATGGTGAAGCGGTGATTACGAATACAGTATATGATCTCAAAAAAGAAATAAATACAGATGTAAGAGTGAAAATAGAAACTCTGTAA
- the nudC gene encoding NAD(+) diphosphatase has product MIQDIAPHTYHNEYRPVAPDGSSFVLAYENGKSFFHKNDTDNSITLPRFRELEGNVSDLYKNYIYLFSIDDERFYLIPGLDTSLLPGYEFHENRELRYVQPQYLAFASITGYQLWFWYRNRRFCGCCGFPMKHDTKERMMYCPSCGRQEYPVLMPAVIVGITNGDKIICSKYEGRSFKQYALIAGFAEIGETIEETVHREVMEEVGLKVKNLRYYKSQPWSFSGTLLFGFFCDVDGDDTLTVDHEELSVAQWFDRDKIICQDTGSSLTNEMMMVFAAGKEPK; this is encoded by the coding sequence ATGATACAGGATATTGCACCACATACTTATCACAATGAATACAGACCGGTTGCTCCGGATGGCAGCAGTTTTGTGCTCGCTTATGAAAACGGAAAGAGTTTCTTTCATAAAAATGATACAGACAATTCTATAACGCTTCCCCGTTTCCGCGAACTGGAAGGAAACGTAAGCGACCTGTACAAAAATTATATCTATCTTTTCTCGATAGATGACGAACGTTTTTATCTGATTCCGGGACTGGATACTTCCCTGCTGCCAGGCTATGAATTCCACGAAAACAGAGAGCTTCGTTATGTACAGCCACAGTATCTTGCTTTTGCTTCGATTACCGGATATCAGCTCTGGTTCTGGTACAGAAACCGCCGTTTCTGCGGATGCTGCGGGTTCCCAATGAAACACGATACAAAAGAACGTATGATGTACTGCCCTTCCTGTGGCCGTCAGGAATATCCGGTACTTATGCCGGCTGTGATCGTCGGTATTACTAACGGAGATAAGATCATCTGCTCCAAATATGAGGGCAGAAGCTTTAAGCAATATGCCCTGATCGCCGGTTTCGCGGAAATTGGTGAAACAATTGAAGAAACCGTTCATCGCGAAGTCATGGAAGAAGTCGGTCTGAAAGTGAAAAATCTCCGTTATTATAAGAGTCAGCCATGGTCCTTCTCCGGTACATTACTTTTTGGATTTTTCTGCGATGTAGACGGGGACGATACTCTCACGGTGGATCATGAAGAGCTTTCTGTAGCACAGTGGTTTGACCGTGACAAAATTATCTGTCAGGACACCGGCAGCAGCCTTACCAATGAAATGATGATGGTCTTCGCCGCCGGGAAAGAGCCAAAGTGA
- a CDS encoding glycyl radical protein — protein sequence MFNTTDVPKSSRIPKLVEALYANMPVIESARAKLLTESYKATEGEPMVTRRAEAFAHILCNIPIIIRDNELIVGSSTIAPRGCQTFPEFSFQWLEDELDTVETRSADPFYIAEETKQELREVHKYWKGKTSSELATSYMDPEAIKAIEHNIFTPGNYFYNGVGHVTVKYGEVLAIGYKGIIDKAQAELDKCQVGDANYVTKSHFLNAVILSCQAAIEYAERYAELASQMAAECTDPVRKQELLQISENCSRVPANGATSFYEACQSFWFVQQLIQIESSGHSISPGRFDQYMYPYYKEDIDKGVITREFAQELIDCIWVKMNDLNKCRDEESAKGFAGYSLFQNLIVGGQNKYGEDVTNDLSFMCIEASKQVFLPQPSLSIRVWNGSPHELLMKAADLTRTGIGLPAYYNDEVIIPALQNRGLTLEDAREYNIIGCVEPQKSGKTNGWHDAAFFNMCRPLELVFANGMDKGVQVGIQTGDVTKMNTFDEFYDAYKKQMEYCISLMVNADNAIDVAHAERCPLPFLASMVDDCLTRGLTAEQGGAVYNFTGPQGFGIANMADSLYAIRKLVYEDKKVSMETYKEALAWNYDKGLDEKSVADMSEMILKGMQDAGMTVNEDTAKAVLQTVMRLKPSDEQIQKFTELHDMIDEVPKFGNAIDDVDYFARDVAYTYTRPLQKYHNPRGGQFHAGLYPVSANVPLGGQTGATPDGRYAHTPVADGVSPSAGKDVNGPTAAATSVSRLDHFIVSNGTLFNQKFHPSALAGREGLEKFVALIRTYFDQKGMHMQFNVVDRATLIDAQKHPEKYAHLVVRVAGYSALFTTLSRSLQDDIIRRTEQGF from the coding sequence ATGTTTAATACCACAGATGTTCCAAAGTCATCCAGGATTCCGAAACTGGTTGAGGCACTTTATGCCAATATGCCGGTAATCGAGTCTGCCAGAGCGAAGCTGCTTACTGAATCATATAAGGCTACCGAAGGTGAGCCGATGGTCACACGGCGTGCGGAAGCTTTTGCTCACATTCTCTGTAATATTCCGATCATCATTCGTGACAATGAACTGATCGTCGGAAGCAGCACGATCGCACCGCGAGGATGTCAGACATTCCCGGAATTTTCCTTCCAGTGGCTGGAAGATGAGCTGGATACCGTTGAAACGAGGAGCGCGGACCCGTTTTATATTGCAGAAGAGACCAAGCAGGAGTTAAGAGAAGTACATAAATACTGGAAGGGTAAGACATCCAGTGAACTTGCTACATCCTATATGGATCCGGAAGCAATCAAAGCAATCGAACACAATATCTTTACACCTGGAAACTATTTCTACAATGGTGTAGGTCACGTAACTGTTAAATATGGTGAAGTCCTTGCAATCGGATACAAGGGAATCATCGACAAAGCACAGGCAGAGCTGGACAAATGCCAGGTTGGAGATGCCAACTATGTTACGAAGAGCCATTTCTTAAATGCAGTGATCCTTTCCTGCCAGGCAGCAATCGAATACGCAGAAAGATATGCAGAACTCGCATCCCAGATGGCAGCAGAGTGTACAGATCCAGTACGTAAACAGGAACTTCTGCAGATTTCAGAAAACTGCAGCCGTGTACCGGCGAACGGAGCTACAAGCTTCTATGAAGCCTGCCAGTCTTTCTGGTTTGTACAGCAGCTGATTCAGATTGAATCCAGTGGACATTCCATTTCACCTGGACGTTTTGATCAGTATATGTATCCTTATTATAAGGAAGACATAGACAAAGGTGTGATCACAAGAGAGTTTGCACAGGAGCTGATCGACTGTATTTGGGTTAAGATGAATGACCTGAACAAGTGTCGTGATGAAGAATCAGCTAAGGGCTTTGCGGGATACAGCCTTTTCCAGAACCTGATCGTAGGCGGACAGAACAAATACGGCGAAGATGTTACCAATGATCTTTCATTTATGTGCATCGAGGCGTCCAAGCAGGTATTCCTGCCGCAGCCGTCTTTGTCGATCCGTGTATGGAATGGTTCTCCGCATGAACTGCTGATGAAGGCAGCTGACCTTACAAGAACCGGTATCGGACTTCCGGCTTACTATAATGATGAAGTTATCATTCCGGCACTGCAGAACAGAGGCCTCACTCTGGAAGATGCAAGAGAATACAACATCATCGGATGTGTTGAACCGCAGAAATCCGGTAAGACAAACGGCTGGCATGATGCAGCGTTCTTTAATATGTGCCGTCCGCTTGAACTTGTTTTTGCAAATGGTATGGACAAGGGTGTACAGGTTGGCATTCAGACTGGCGATGTTACCAAGATGAATACTTTCGACGAATTCTATGATGCATACAAGAAACAGATGGAATACTGTATTTCTCTGATGGTCAATGCAGATAATGCGATCGATGTTGCACATGCAGAGAGATGTCCGCTTCCGTTCCTTGCATCCATGGTAGATGACTGTCTGACCCGTGGCCTTACAGCAGAGCAGGGTGGAGCAGTTTATAACTTTACCGGTCCGCAGGGATTTGGTATTGCGAATATGGCAGATTCCCTGTATGCGATCCGCAAGCTTGTTTATGAAGATAAGAAAGTTTCCATGGAGACTTATAAAGAAGCGCTCGCATGGAACTACGACAAAGGCCTTGATGAAAAATCTGTTGCCGATATGTCAGAAATGATTCTCAAGGGAATGCAGGATGCAGGAATGACTGTCAACGAAGATACAGCAAAAGCAGTTCTTCAGACAGTTATGAGACTGAAACCTTCCGATGAGCAGATTCAGAAATTTACAGAACTGCATGATATGATCGATGAAGTTCCGAAATTCGGAAATGCCATCGATGATGTGGATTATTTTGCAAGAGATGTTGCATATACCTATACACGTCCTCTTCAGAAATATCATAATCCACGTGGAGGACAGTTCCATGCAGGACTTTATCCGGTATCTGCGAATGTTCCGCTGGGCGGACAGACAGGCGCTACTCCGGATGGCCGTTATGCGCATACTCCGGTAGCAGATGGTGTTTCTCCTTCTGCAGGTAAAGATGTCAACGGTCCGACGGCAGCAGCAACATCTGTTTCCAGACTGGATCACTTTATCGTATCCAACGGAACACTGTTTAACCAGAAATTCCATCCGTCAGCACTTGCCGGAAGAGAAGGACTGGAGAAATTTGTGGCTCTGATCAGAACATATTTTGATCAGAAGGGAATGCATATGCAGTTTAACGTTGTTGACAGAGCGACTCTGATCGATGCACAGAAGCATCCGGAGAAATACGCACATCTGGTTGTTCGTGTTGCCGGTTACAGTGCATTGTTTACAACACTGTCACGTTCTCTTCAGGACGATATCATCAGAAGAACAGAACAGGGCTTCTAA
- a CDS encoding carbohydrate ABC transporter permease: protein MLTKKQKTINWILAVILLVLSIFFLFPVIWMLANSFKPDAAITADMNSIAAFIPPALNGNYFENYITILTDTNFLRYMLNTLGYAALLIVLGVIVNGLAGYALAKINFPFRDQWLLIIMMLLIVPTETVITIHFLIIAKAGLLNTVIGYVLPMIVNPFNIFLFRQVFVSLPDDVYEAAQLDFCSPVKYFFTMVLPMSKTVVATVSVFTFLGVWNDYLWPSLVFTSSDLLTAQIGLNSITSNDNTTMGQTLAVITLITIPVIIIYALFSKQIVEGVTSTGSKEG, encoded by the coding sequence ATGTTAACAAAAAAGCAAAAAACAATTAACTGGATACTGGCAGTTATTTTGCTGGTACTTTCCATATTCTTCCTGTTTCCGGTGATCTGGATGCTTGCAAACTCCTTTAAACCAGATGCAGCGATCACAGCAGATATGAATTCCATAGCAGCATTTATTCCTCCTGCTTTAAATGGAAATTATTTTGAAAACTATATTACGATTCTGACAGATACCAATTTCCTTCGTTACATGCTTAATACTCTGGGATATGCGGCACTGCTGATCGTACTTGGGGTTATTGTAAACGGACTTGCAGGCTATGCACTTGCAAAGATCAACTTTCCATTCCGTGACCAGTGGCTTTTGATCATCATGATGCTTCTGATCGTACCGACAGAAACCGTTATCACGATACACTTTCTGATCATTGCAAAAGCAGGACTACTGAATACCGTGATTGGATATGTACTTCCAATGATCGTGAATCCGTTTAATATCTTTCTGTTCCGACAGGTTTTCGTAAGTCTGCCGGATGATGTTTATGAGGCGGCACAGCTTGACTTCTGCAGTCCGGTAAAATATTTCTTTACCATGGTATTGCCAATGTCAAAGACAGTCGTTGCAACTGTCAGTGTGTTTACATTCCTTGGAGTATGGAATGACTATCTCTGGCCGTCACTTGTATTTACATCCAGTGATCTTCTGACCGCGCAGATTGGTCTGAACTCCATAACATCCAATGACAATACAACAATGGGACAGACACTTGCAGTAATCACACTGATCACAATCCCTGTTATTATTATTTATGCACTGTTCTCCAAACAGATTGTAGAAGGTGTAACATCAACTGGTTCCAAGGAGGGTTAA
- a CDS encoding ABC transporter ATP-binding protein, whose translation MSFIEFKHIGKKYAGAEHKSVDDFNLNIEEKEFIAFVGPSGCGKSTTLRMIAGFEEITEGDLYIDGKRVNETAPRDRGIAMVFQNYALYPHMTVEKNIGYGLKNMKMPADQIKKKVDWAIDILGLQEFRYRKPKNLSGGQRQRVALGRAIVKNQKVFLMDEPLSNLDAKLRVSMRTEISKLHREMGATTIYVTHDQVEAMTMADRIVIMKEGVIQQVGKPMELYDHPVNKFVAGFIGSPQMNFFDVTLKGNEVTFEDGNKLMLPEAILKKLNGKEGEMTLGIRGEDLKMDAQNLELYKENKMKAVITDTEVMGNENNLYFQFGGCQAVARVSKYEISQVGDEIEFVFMPSKIHFFDKETEMNYL comes from the coding sequence ATGAGTTTTATAGAATTTAAACATATCGGAAAAAAATATGCAGGAGCAGAACACAAATCTGTAGATGATTTTAATCTTAATATAGAAGAAAAAGAATTTATCGCATTTGTAGGACCGTCTGGATGTGGAAAATCCACAACACTTCGTATGATTGCCGGATTCGAAGAGATTACAGAAGGAGATCTGTATATTGACGGCAAAAGAGTGAACGAGACAGCACCGAGAGACCGTGGTATTGCGATGGTATTCCAGAACTATGCTCTGTATCCTCATATGACCGTAGAAAAAAATATCGGATACGGGCTGAAGAACATGAAGATGCCAGCAGACCAAATCAAGAAAAAAGTAGACTGGGCAATTGATATCTTGGGACTGCAGGAATTCCGTTACAGAAAACCGAAGAATCTTTCTGGAGGTCAGAGACAGCGAGTGGCACTGGGGCGTGCAATCGTAAAAAATCAGAAGGTATTTCTGATGGATGAGCCACTGTCCAATCTGGATGCAAAACTTCGTGTCAGCATGAGAACAGAGATCAGCAAGCTGCATCGTGAAATGGGTGCAACGACGATCTATGTTACGCACGACCAGGTTGAAGCCATGACTATGGCTGATCGTATCGTTATCATGAAAGAGGGTGTGATCCAGCAGGTTGGAAAACCAATGGAATTATATGATCATCCGGTAAACAAATTTGTTGCAGGATTTATAGGATCTCCTCAGATGAACTTCTTTGATGTTACCTTAAAAGGAAACGAAGTAACATTTGAAGACGGAAATAAACTGATGCTTCCGGAAGCTATTCTTAAGAAACTGAATGGTAAAGAAGGCGAGATGACACTTGGTATCCGTGGAGAGGATCTTAAAATGGATGCGCAGAACCTGGAACTTTATAAAGAAAATAAAATGAAAGCTGTGATCACAGATACAGAAGTCATGGGAAATGAGAATAACCTGTACTTCCAGTTCGGAGGCTGCCAGGCAGTTGCACGAGTTTCTAAATATGAGATCAGCCAGGTTGGAGATGAAATTGAATTTGTATTTATGCCATCCAAGATTCATTTCTTTGATAAAGAAACTGAGATGAATTATTTATAG
- a CDS encoding helix-turn-helix domain-containing protein, with product MKIYEKIFDRLDELHMSQMELSRRTGIATSTISDWRKKKINPQADKIVSICRALDMSLVDLLCDEETVEPAAQIDCLTNENYMIELFRQSDAESKRRIISYIELLEVCKQINNACQSRKRQRNVSIIQDIDGNNIVVINDIRFKGKRSINWREVRAYLKEYVGDFYMVASTGDVIYIGADLPNEYSGSKYTHSLKGTNAKAKANATQGIPEMIEIALGKYYRENKESKHWRNARYGWYRYNSRFALPVYKDDEIERYNIFHASLIVRYSEDNRMYLYDIIDIKKETSNSLEP from the coding sequence ATGAAGATATATGAAAAGATTTTTGACAGACTTGATGAGTTACATATGAGTCAAATGGAACTGTCTAGAAGAACAGGAATTGCAACCAGTACGATTAGCGATTGGCGAAAGAAAAAAATTAATCCACAAGCGGATAAAATAGTGTCTATATGTAGAGCGCTTGATATGTCACTTGTGGATTTGCTTTGTGATGAAGAAACTGTGGAACCGGCAGCCCAGATTGATTGCTTGACAAATGAAAATTATATGATTGAATTGTTTCGTCAATCAGATGCAGAGAGCAAGAGGAGAATAATCAGCTATATTGAACTTCTTGAAGTTTGTAAACAAATCAACAATGCCTGTCAGTCTAGAAAACGGCAGCGAAATGTTTCGATCATTCAGGATATTGATGGAAATAATATTGTGGTGATCAATGATATTAGATTTAAGGGAAAACGCTCCATCAATTGGAGGGAAGTACGTGCATACTTGAAAGAATATGTTGGGGATTTTTATATGGTGGCTTCTACTGGAGATGTTATATATATTGGAGCTGATTTACCAAATGAATATAGTGGTTCGAAATATACACATAGTCTTAAGGGAACAAATGCCAAGGCGAAAGCAAATGCAACACAGGGAATTCCTGAAATGATAGAAATAGCTTTGGGTAAATATTATAGAGAAAATAAAGAGAGCAAGCATTGGAGAAATGCGAGGTATGGTTGGTATCGCTATAATTCGAGGTTTGCACTTCCTGTGTATAAAGACGATGAGATAGAAAGATATAATATTTTTCATGCATCACTTATAGTAAGATATTCGGAAGATAATAGAATGTATTTGTATGATATCATAGACATAAAAAAAGAAACGAGCAACTCGCTTGAGCCGTAA